A stretch of the Gemmatimonadaceae bacterium genome encodes the following:
- a CDS encoding ABC transporter permease produces the protein MLGLLAFRHLLQRPWRTLLLLIGYALGVAVMVVLLSIGTAMLTQARRERLVGGGQITVLPEGIDVEVMKTGGLGGMFLSIDHARFIYRQLLASPRLAPEVRAAAPQIVGKLIYITTPSDRQVPVLASGQIPSRNAAVGAGPTLAAGTWTDDTLDRQWRDPTPFELRNEIDHFHVPPASAAGDPSWAEWHYFNVVSGDGRQWAFISYIVAGQVADGRWGGQVLVTLHEQGEPARRFVADAPASAVRFSTTNADLRIGQSWVSVLPDGRYRLRAVARAEADGAPLTLDLVVSPEPGAYFPGASFTSDSLVSGYVVPALRAEANGTICVRGACERYDAAQAYHDHNWGTWRGVTWEWGAGRAGKLGVLYGRVSAGGSPTVLRPLFVYLTDSLGFLAVFRPKEIQYTDGRVIVVNGHRVMVPVCGEMTDVRGGDTLHVEIDVQDAAGTDTRAPLIERGETGAARAIARPYFIQMKGLMHVSGRVHGQVIRGSGTGFFETYR, from the coding sequence GTGCTCGGCCTGCTGGCGTTCCGGCATCTGCTCCAGCGGCCTTGGCGGACGTTGCTCCTGCTGATCGGGTACGCGCTTGGTGTGGCCGTGATGGTAGTGCTCCTCTCGATTGGCACCGCCATGCTCACCCAGGCGCGGCGTGAGCGGTTGGTGGGGGGTGGCCAGATCACCGTACTTCCCGAGGGCATCGATGTGGAGGTGATGAAGACGGGCGGGCTGGGCGGGATGTTCCTGTCCATCGACCACGCCCGGTTCATCTACCGCCAGTTGCTGGCTTCGCCGCGGCTGGCCCCCGAGGTGCGGGCCGCGGCACCGCAGATTGTTGGTAAACTCATATACATCACGACGCCGAGCGACCGCCAGGTGCCGGTGCTGGCGAGCGGCCAGATCCCGTCGCGCAACGCAGCCGTGGGGGCGGGACCGACCTTGGCCGCTGGCACGTGGACCGACGATACGCTCGACCGGCAGTGGCGCGACCCCACGCCCTTCGAGCTACGCAACGAAATCGACCACTTCCACGTGCCACCAGCCTCGGCTGCGGGCGATCCGTCGTGGGCCGAGTGGCACTATTTCAACGTGGTTTCGGGCGACGGTAGGCAGTGGGCGTTCATCTCGTACATCGTGGCGGGCCAGGTGGCGGATGGACGGTGGGGCGGCCAGGTGTTGGTGACGCTGCACGAACAGGGGGAGCCGGCGCGGCGGTTCGTGGCCGACGCGCCGGCGAGTGCGGTACGGTTCTCGACGACGAACGCCGACCTGCGCATCGGCCAGTCGTGGGTGAGCGTACTCCCCGACGGCCGGTACCGGTTGCGCGCCGTGGCGCGTGCCGAGGCGGACGGTGCACCCCTCACCCTGGATCTCGTCGTGTCGCCGGAGCCGGGGGCGTATTTTCCCGGGGCGTCGTTCACCAGCGACTCGCTCGTTTCGGGGTACGTCGTGCCGGCGTTGCGTGCCGAGGCGAACGGGACGATCTGCGTGCGCGGCGCGTGTGAGCGGTACGATGCCGCCCAGGCCTATCACGACCACAACTGGGGCACCTGGCGGGGAGTGACATGGGAGTGGGGCGCGGGGCGGGCGGGGAAGTTGGGGGTGTTGTACGGTCGGGTCTCCGCTGGCGGCAGTCCTACCGTCCTACGGCCGCTGTTCGTGTATCTCACCGACTCGTTGGGATTCCTCGCGGTGTTCAGACCGAAAGAAATCCAGTACACCGACGGCCGGGTGATAGTCGTGAACGGGCATCGTGTGATGGTCCCGGTGTGCGGCGAGATGACCGACGTGCGCGGCGGCGACACCCTCCACGTGGAGATCGACGTGCAGGACGCGGCGGGCACGGACACCCGCGCACCGCTCATCGAGCGCGGGGAGACAGGAGCAGCGCGGGCCATCGCGCGCCCGTACTTCATTCAAATGAAGGGCTTGATGCACGTCAGCGGCCGGGTGCACGGCCAGGTGAT